One uncultured Fibrobacter sp. DNA window includes the following coding sequences:
- a CDS encoding type II toxin-antitoxin system RelB/DinJ family antitoxin: protein MATTVLQVRMDEDLKNEASELFEKLGLDIPTAIRIFFKRAVTEKGIPFELREPTAVYDAGSRASSIDRRAAALENLQKYRGRIPAGMDYKKELAEARIEKYGK from the coding sequence ATGGCCACGACTGTTTTGCAGGTCCGGATGGACGAAGATTTGAAGAATGAAGCTTCTGAATTGTTCGAGAAGCTCGGGCTAGATATTCCTACTGCGATTCGTATTTTCTTCAAACGCGCCGTGACTGAAAAGGGTATTCCGTTTGAACTCCGTGAACCCACTGCTGTCTACGATGCTGGCAGCAGGGCTTCCTCAATTGATCGCCGTGCCGCTGCCCTTGAAAATCTCCAGAAATATCGTGGGCGCATTCCCGCCGGTATGGATTACAAGAAGGAACTTGCGGAAGCGAGAATAGAGAAATACGGCAAATGA
- a CDS encoding PIN domain-containing protein, giving the protein MRILLDTNVLLDYLQQRKGFDVAEQILQECIQYKIDGFVAAHSVSNIFFILRKIYTEDERRDILANLTSFLSVAEINHEMIESALARKEFCDFEDCLQDECASIVGADFIVSQNIKDYVNSRVPAISPKEFLQIYSG; this is encoded by the coding sequence ATGAGAATTCTCCTAGACACAAATGTCCTGCTGGATTATCTTCAGCAGCGTAAAGGCTTTGATGTTGCCGAGCAGATATTGCAGGAATGCATTCAATATAAAATTGATGGATTTGTTGCGGCTCATTCGGTATCGAATATTTTCTTCATTTTACGAAAAATATATACCGAAGATGAACGGCGTGATATTTTAGCAAATCTGACGTCTTTTTTATCTGTGGCAGAAATCAATCACGAAATGATAGAATCTGCTTTGGCGCGGAAGGAATTTTGTGACTTTGAAGATTGTCTTCAAGATGAATGTGCATCTATTGTTGGTGCCGACTTTATCGTGTCCCAGAATATTAAGGACTATGTAAATAGCAGGGTCCCGGCAATTTCACCGAAGGAATTTTTACAAATTTATTCTGGGTAG
- the ahcY gene encoding adenosylhomocysteinase, producing the protein MEYKIKDINLAIEGRKELDLAETEMPGLMALRKEYAGKKPLAGARIMGSLHMTVQTAILIETLVDLGADVRWVSCNIFSTQDNAAAAVVVGKKGTVENPQGVPVFAWKGETLEEYWENTARALVWPDGKTADLIVDDGGDATMLVTCGAEFEDAGKVPEFNPATDSEEWGVFLATCKKIFEKDPKQWTRAREALRGVSEETTTGVHRLYQMAQAGRLKFPAINVNDSVTKSKFDNLYGCRHSLIDGINRATDVMMAGKIAVVCGYGDVGKGCAQSLRGQGARVIITEIDPICALQAAMEGYEVKTLDEVVGYADIFVTTTGNTGIISAAQMSKMKHRAIVGNIGHFDNEIDMAGLKKIPGIKRNEIKPQYDEWIFPDGHSILILAEGRLLNLGCATGHPSFVMSASFTNQTIAQIDLWLNAQGKQTVAGIKYESGTVYTLPKILDEKVARLHLEKLGVHLTTLTKAQADYIGVPVEGPYKADHYRY; encoded by the coding sequence ATGGAATACAAAATCAAGGATATCAACCTCGCGATCGAAGGCCGCAAGGAACTCGACCTCGCCGAAACAGAAATGCCGGGCCTGATGGCCCTCCGCAAGGAATACGCAGGCAAGAAGCCGCTCGCCGGTGCCCGCATCATGGGCAGCCTCCACATGACCGTGCAGACCGCCATCCTCATCGAGACACTCGTAGACCTCGGTGCCGACGTGCGCTGGGTCAGCTGCAACATCTTCAGTACGCAGGACAACGCTGCCGCCGCCGTCGTGGTCGGCAAGAAGGGCACTGTGGAAAACCCGCAGGGCGTGCCCGTGTTCGCCTGGAAGGGCGAAACGCTCGAAGAATACTGGGAAAACACCGCCCGCGCCCTCGTGTGGCCCGACGGCAAGACCGCCGACCTCATCGTGGATGACGGTGGCGATGCTACCATGCTCGTGACCTGCGGCGCCGAATTCGAAGATGCCGGCAAGGTGCCCGAATTCAACCCGGCTACCGACTCCGAAGAATGGGGCGTGTTCCTCGCCACCTGCAAAAAGATTTTCGAGAAGGACCCGAAGCAGTGGACCCGCGCCCGCGAAGCTCTCCGCGGCGTTTCCGAAGAAACCACTACCGGCGTGCATCGCCTGTACCAGATGGCCCAGGCCGGCCGTCTCAAGTTCCCGGCAATCAACGTGAACGATTCCGTGACCAAGTCCAAATTCGACAACCTCTACGGCTGCCGCCACTCCCTCATCGACGGCATCAACCGCGCCACCGACGTGATGATGGCTGGTAAGATTGCAGTCGTGTGCGGCTACGGCGACGTGGGTAAGGGCTGCGCCCAGTCCCTGCGCGGTCAGGGCGCCCGCGTGATCATCACCGAAATCGACCCGATTTGCGCACTCCAGGCCGCCATGGAAGGCTACGAAGTCAAGACCCTCGACGAAGTCGTTGGCTACGCCGACATCTTCGTGACCACCACCGGCAACACCGGCATCATCTCTGCCGCGCAGATGAGCAAGATGAAGCACCGCGCCATCGTCGGCAACATCGGCCACTTCGACAACGAAATCGACATGGCCGGCCTGAAGAAGATTCCGGGCATCAAGCGTAACGAAATCAAGCCGCAGTACGACGAATGGATTTTCCCCGACGGCCACAGCATCCTCATCCTCGCCGAAGGCCGCCTGCTCAACCTCGGCTGCGCCACCGGCCACCCGAGCTTCGTGATGAGCGCAAGCTTCACGAACCAGACCATCGCGCAGATCGACCTCTGGCTCAACGCCCAGGGCAAGCAGACCGTCGCCGGCATCAAGTACGAAAGCGGCACCGTGTACACGCTCCCGAAAATCCTCGACGAGAAGGTCGCACGCCTGCACCTCGAAAAGCTCGGCGTTCACCTGACGACCCTCACCAAGGCCCAGGCCGACTACATCGGCGTGCCCGTCGAAGGCCCGTACAAGGCGGATCACTATAGGTACTAG